Sequence from the Leptolyngbya sp. FACHB-261 genome:
GCCGCAATATTGTGCAACAGCATGGAGAACGCATTTGAGTTGAGAGTACGTTAGGGGAAGGCAGTACGTTTTACTTTACGTTGTCGGTTGGAGAAGAGTGAGGGCGATTGCATTTAAGTTGTAACGTTCCGGCTGAGCGGCTGTAAACAACCTTTGCAACACCGCTAAGATCTCTCAGCAGTCCATTCCAGCCGGGTTGTTAGCTGGTATTCGACCTGATGGGAAGTAGCTTTGTAAGTAGTTTAATGTGAACCGCTTCGTTTCTTCTACCAATCGCTTCCGAAACGTTTTCTTCTGGCTGAGGGCTAGCCACAGTAACGTACCAATCGCTTTTACCAGCACAAAGGCAATCGCTTCATAATCCACAGGTTTTAATTCTGCATCACGTTTAGCTAATGATTTGGCTAAATCCTGAATCAACTTAGCATCGGTTGCTTCATCGATTTCTTCCAATTCGTGCACCGTTCCCTGAACCTCCATGAAAATGGCATGGTAGCTGGGGTTATCAGTAAAAAATCGATCGGTGGTATCAATCAACTGATCCACGTAGTCCGATAAGGGGAGGGTAGCTTGCTCAGTCTCATCAATGGTGACTAACTGTTGATGCAGCATTTCTGCATAGCGCAGGGCTAAGGCTTGTAGAATCGCGGTCTTGTCTGGAAAAAACTGGTAAAGCGACCCGATCGGGACTTCGGCACGAGCCGCGATTGCATTGGTCGTCGTTGCTGCGTAGCCTTGACTCGCAAACAGTTCTTCTGCCACATCCAGAATTCGATTGACCCGCTCCTGACTGCGGGCTTGCCTTGGTTTGCGTCGCATTTCGCCTGTGGTTAAAGGGTTTTCAGAGATGGGCATTTTCCCTAGCCTCAAAAATATATGAGGATTACTCACGTTCTACTTGACGAAACATGAGTTATGTTCATATTCTAGAAACATGAGCGATGCTCACATATTAACTCGCTTTGTCCCAGAGAGCCATGTTATGACCCACAATCTGCTGTTGATTCCGAAAGCTAGCTCTGCCTGTGCCAGTATGCGTCCTCGCTGCCTTTTGCAATACGGCTGCATTGGGTTTCGTTTTGTGCGCTACCAATGTTCTCCTTGGTTCGTGATGGCAATCGTACCGCTCAAGTTGCTTTTTGCATCAAAAGTGGAGCGGACATATATGCAAATCCGTTATTTCAGTGCGATCGCTAGGATTGATTTTGTCAGCGTTTATGGTCTACTCAATGACTTACTTTGGTAAAAGTGTCTGAATAAATGTATTTGGCGGTTCGCAATTTATCAACATTTAAGTTTTTTGGACTGATTCTTTATGAAACTGAATAATTTAACTAAGCCCAACGCCTCTGCTAACGCTTACGGTCAACAGCAGACGCAATCTCCAATCCTTAGGGGTTTCAAATTATTTCTAGCGGGACTGACCATCGTTAAATCATCAGTATCAATGATATTTGGAAACAATAGTTTGCAGACAGTTGGCGAACTAGCCTACGGATTGTTGGAAACTCCTTCCTACAATTTAGTGGCTCAACACTTAAACCAAGATCCGGCTTGTGCTGAACTGATCCACAATCGCTATATTCCTCCTGCCCACGATCTGGAAATCCTACTGACTTATCCCACTGATTCCCTGGGATACATTTATGCAGCGCGAATGAAGAAAATGGGTTTCGATCCTAACCTCCATGCCGGAATGACAGCGCAATCGGATGCCGAATACGTTGAGCTAAGGCTGAGCCAGACTCACGACCTCTGGCATATTGTGACCGGATTTGACACTTCTCTAGTTGGCGAAATTGGCTTGCAGGCATTCCATTTGCCGCAGTTTCCCTATCCGTTGGCGACCATGTTAGTCGCAAATAGTTTGATATCCACCACGCTAAGGGCACCAGAGATGTTGCCCCAATTGCTGGAGGCGATCGCCCAGGGATTTCTAATGGGCAAAACTGCCAAGCCACTCTTTGCCCGGAAGTGGGAAGAGGAGTGGGAGAAGCCCCTGATTCAATGGCAGATGGAGTTGAACATCCAGCCGATTTAAAATTAGAGGTAAGTAAGTGAATGAGTGGGTAAAACCGCTTATTCACCATGTCATCACTCTGAGTTTAAGGAAACGAGATTGAATGTAGGCTTAGTTTGTCAGCTAACTATTAATAGACTGAAATTTTCCGTCTAAGATCCCAATTTAGGGTGGATAGGCGGACAATTTGGCATAACCTTCTAAAATCAGTATTTAGGTAAATTGTTTCCGCATAACACGCTACTTAAGCTAAATAGCCCGAATCTCTCCGAATAATTTCCGATTTTCCAGGAGATGCACTATCTTCGCTGTTCTCGCTCATAGACCTAAGAGCTAGTGAAGTCTGTGGCTTGAACGTAGGCGATTTCGACGGGTAAGGCTGCGGATTTGCAAAGCCAAGGACGACAGCACTGGGACAGTTCCCCTGCTCCAAAAGGGGCGAGAGGAGTGAACGTACCCAGAGTCGCGACTCTGGGTGGAGGGTTCTTTGCAACCGCAGAGCCCTTTGTTTCTAACGCAGGGACCGAACAGCCAAGGACAGCGAGTGACCTATCGGGTTGTCTACCACTTGTTTGTGCAGCTGCAGAAAGCGTCAGGTCTGGAGGCTGTGTCCCTGCACCGGCTAAGGCATACCTTTGCCACAAAACTGCTGCTGCGGGGGATGGAATCGAAACATGCGATAGCTTTGACTCGGCACCGTGAGGGTAACCTTACAGCGTTTTGCCAAGCGAGCGACAGCGACAGAGCGAGCGTTCTATAAGGTTATGGGAAAGAGGGCCGTAAAAATAACTGCACCTTATTGGATAAGCAATAGA
This genomic interval carries:
- a CDS encoding TetR/AcrR family transcriptional regulator — encoded protein: MPISENPLTTGEMRRKPRQARSQERVNRILDVAEELFASQGYAATTTNAIAARAEVPIGSLYQFFPDKTAILQALALRYAEMLHQQLVTIDETEQATLPLSDYVDQLIDTTDRFFTDNPSYHAIFMEVQGTVHELEEIDEATDAKLIQDLAKSLAKRDAELKPVDYEAIAFVLVKAIGTLLWLALSQKKTFRKRLVEETKRFTLNYLQSYFPSGRIPANNPAGMDC
- a CDS encoding Coq4 family protein, with the protein product MKLNNLTKPNASANAYGQQQTQSPILRGFKLFLAGLTIVKSSVSMIFGNNSLQTVGELAYGLLETPSYNLVAQHLNQDPACAELIHNRYIPPAHDLEILLTYPTDSLGYIYAARMKKMGFDPNLHAGMTAQSDAEYVELRLSQTHDLWHIVTGFDTSLVGEIGLQAFHLPQFPYPLATMLVANSLISTTLRAPEMLPQLLEAIAQGFLMGKTAKPLFARKWEEEWEKPLIQWQMELNIQPI
- a CDS encoding tyrosine-type recombinase/integrase encodes the protein MEGSLQPQSPLFLTQGPNSQGQRVTYRVVYHLFVQLQKASGLEAVSLHRLRHTFATKLLLRGMESKHAIALTRHREGNLTAFCQASDSDRASVL